In Acidiphilium acidophilum, one genomic interval encodes:
- a CDS encoding CTP synthase: MTRYVFITGGVVSSLGKGIASASLGALLQARGYKVRLRKLDPYLNVDPGTMSPYQHGEVFVTDDGAETDLDLGHYERFTGVHATKSDNATTGRIYSEVIARERRGDYLGATVQVIPHITDAIKQVVVNDTEGLDFVLVEIGGTVGDIESLPFLEAIRQLGNELGHDGAMFVHLTLVPYIPSAGELKTKPTQHSVKELLNVGIQPQMLICRCDRPIPDGERRKIALFCNVRPEAVVPALDVSTIYEVPISYHEAGMDREVLRHFHLPHDVPPDLSRWRRIVDTVNAPDGEVTIAVVGKYTNLLDSYKSLAEALAHGGIANRVKVRLDWVDSEIFERPGAVSRLDGVHGILVPGGFGERGTEGKIEAVRFARERLVPFLGICFGMQMAVIEAARNLADLKLASSTEFGPCETPVVGLLTEWARGNEIERRAAEGDLGGTMRLGAFPATLAAGSLVRSVYGDNVTIEERHRHRYEVNIHYRETLEAAGLKFSGLSPDGILPEIVEYPDHPWFIGVQYHPELKSKPFDPHPLFAGFIGAAVRQMRLV, from the coding sequence ATGACCCGGTATGTCTTCATCACCGGCGGCGTGGTCTCCTCGCTTGGCAAGGGTATCGCTTCCGCTTCGCTCGGCGCGCTGTTGCAGGCGCGCGGTTACAAGGTCCGGTTGCGCAAGCTCGACCCGTATCTGAATGTCGATCCCGGCACGATGAGCCCGTATCAGCACGGCGAGGTGTTCGTGACCGATGATGGGGCGGAGACCGATCTCGATCTCGGCCATTACGAGCGGTTCACCGGGGTTCACGCCACCAAATCGGATAATGCGACCACCGGGCGGATCTATTCCGAGGTGATCGCGCGGGAACGGCGGGGCGATTATCTCGGCGCGACGGTGCAGGTGATTCCGCACATCACGGATGCGATCAAGCAGGTGGTGGTGAACGATACCGAGGGGCTCGATTTCGTGCTCGTCGAGATCGGCGGCACCGTGGGTGACATCGAATCACTGCCGTTTCTGGAGGCGATCCGCCAGCTCGGTAACGAGCTTGGGCATGATGGCGCGATGTTCGTGCATCTGACGCTGGTGCCTTATATTCCGAGTGCCGGTGAGTTGAAGACCAAGCCGACCCAGCATTCGGTCAAGGAACTGCTCAATGTCGGCATCCAGCCGCAGATGCTGATCTGCCGCTGCGACCGGCCGATCCCCGATGGCGAACGCCGCAAGATCGCGCTGTTCTGCAATGTCCGCCCCGAGGCGGTGGTGCCGGCGCTCGATGTTTCGACGATCTATGAGGTGCCGATTTCCTATCATGAGGCGGGGATGGATCGCGAGGTGCTGCGCCATTTCCATCTGCCGCACGATGTTCCGCCCGATCTGTCGCGCTGGCGGCGCATTGTCGATACCGTCAATGCGCCGGATGGCGAGGTGACGATTGCCGTGGTTGGAAAATATACCAACCTGCTCGACAGTTATAAATCGCTCGCGGAGGCTTTGGCCCATGGCGGGATCGCCAACCGGGTCAAGGTCAGGCTGGACTGGGTCGATTCCGAGATTTTCGAGCGTCCCGGTGCGGTTTCGCGGCTCGATGGGGTGCATGGGATTCTGGTGCCGGGCGGGTTCGGCGAGCGCGGCACCGAGGGCAAGATCGAGGCGGTGCGCTTCGCCCGCGAACGGCTGGTGCCGTTTCTCGGCATCTGTTTCGGCATGCAGATGGCGGTGATCGAGGCGGCACGCAACCTCGCCGATCTGAAGCTGGCGTCATCGACCGAGTTCGGTCCCTGCGAGACCCCGGTGGTCGGCCTGTTGACCGAATGGGCGCGCGGCAATGAGATCGAGCGGCGGGCCGCCGAGGGCGATCTGGGCGGGACCATGCGGCTCGGGGCGTTTCCCGCGACGCTGGCGGCGGGCAGCCTGGTTCGTTCCGTGTATGGGGATAACGTGACGATCGAGGAGCGGCATCGCCATCGCTATGAGGTGAATATCCATTACCGCGAGACGCTCGAAGCGGCGGGGCTCAAGTTTTCGGGACTGTCGCCTGACGGGATTCTGCCTGAAATCGTGGAATATCCCGATCATCCCTGGTTTATCGGGGTGCAGTATCATCCTGAACTCAAATCAAAGCCGTTCGACCCTCATCCGTTATTCGCGGGCTTCATCGGGGCGGCGGTGCGGCAGATGCGGCTGGTGTGA
- a CDS encoding ATP phosphoribosyltransferase regulatory subunit — translation MTDDPPPHPALLPAGFTDLLPPDAEAEARLTETLTASFTAHGYQRVKPPLVEFESTLFAGSGAAVAEQTFRFMDPESQRMMGLRADTTPQIARIATTRLAHAPRPLRLAYAGQCLLVRGSHLAPERQVAQAGIELIGPDLPAADAEIITAAAAALHAAGLESISIDLTMPPLIPALLGDAAPHAALIRALDRKDAADITAQGGSLAPVLLALLHAAGPAEPGLAALAAIALPPQIRLLADRLAATVAAIRAEAPDLRLTIDPVEFRGYRYHTGIAVTIFAPGRQAELGRGGRYLCDNGESATGITLYPDTILAVAPRHAPRPRIFLPHGTAPAIAASCRAQDFATIIGLVPAADDAAEARRLHCTHLWRADRALPLQGS, via the coding sequence ATGACTGACGATCCGCCGCCCCACCCCGCGCTGCTCCCGGCCGGGTTCACCGATCTGCTGCCGCCGGACGCCGAAGCCGAAGCGCGGCTGACCGAAACCCTCACCGCCAGCTTCACCGCCCATGGCTACCAGCGGGTGAAACCGCCGCTGGTCGAGTTCGAATCCACCTTGTTCGCCGGATCGGGTGCCGCGGTCGCCGAACAGACCTTCCGCTTCATGGACCCCGAATCCCAGCGCATGATGGGCTTGCGCGCCGACACCACCCCCCAGATCGCGCGCATCGCCACCACCCGCCTCGCCCACGCGCCCCGCCCGCTGCGCCTTGCCTATGCCGGGCAATGCCTGCTGGTCCGTGGCTCCCATCTCGCCCCCGAACGGCAGGTCGCCCAGGCCGGCATCGAACTGATCGGCCCCGATCTCCCCGCCGCCGATGCCGAAATCATCACCGCCGCCGCCGCCGCGCTCCACGCCGCCGGGCTGGAGAGCATCAGCATCGACCTCACCATGCCGCCGCTGATCCCCGCCCTGCTCGGCGATGCCGCGCCCCACGCCGCCCTCATCCGCGCGCTCGACCGCAAGGACGCCGCCGACATCACCGCCCAGGGTGGCAGCCTCGCCCCGGTCCTGCTCGCCCTGCTCCACGCCGCCGGCCCCGCCGAACCGGGCCTCGCCGCCCTCGCTGCCATCGCCCTGCCGCCCCAGATCCGCCTTTTGGCCGACCGTCTCGCCGCCACGGTCGCCGCCATCCGCGCCGAAGCCCCCGACCTCCGCCTCACGATCGACCCGGTCGAGTTTCGCGGCTATCGCTACCACACCGGCATCGCGGTCACGATCTTCGCCCCGGGCCGTCAGGCCGAACTCGGGCGCGGCGGGCGCTATCTGTGCGACAACGGCGAATCCGCCACCGGCATCACCCTCTATCCGGACACCATCCTCGCCGTCGCCCCGCGCCACGCCCCCCGCCCGCGCATCTTCCTGCCCCACGGCACCGCCCCGGCCATCGCCGCCTCCTGCCGCGCGCAGGATTTCGCCACCATCATCGGGCTGGTCCCGGCCGCCGACGACGCCGCCGAAGCCCGGCGCCTGCACTGCACCCATCTCTGGCGCGCCGATCGCGCCCTGCCCCTGCAAGGATCGTAA
- a CDS encoding ABC transporter permease yields the protein MSASALTFRQRSRKIFALREASIVVVAILLFVYFASVNGNFLTTPNLETLSQFIAPPAIIACGEVFLLICGEIDLSVGQVFALAPFVMAFSVHAGLGIGVGIVLAIVVSALVGLINGAITVLLKVPSFVTTLGTLFLINGFTLTISRGYPINTPGGQTIANIFGAAGYNEFLWALLIVAIMHMVLRHRRWGLHTIAVGGNLTGATEAGINAARIKIGNFMLTSMLGGITGILEAFRIGSTDPLAGGTNIMFLAVASGVIGGTSLAGGSGTIIGGLIGATVLGVLQDGFTLQGINAFTFDMIIGGAILIAMIANIHVGRLNRGGRS from the coding sequence ATGAGCGCGTCCGCCCTCACGTTCCGTCAGCGCAGCCGCAAGATCTTCGCGCTGCGCGAGGCCAGTATCGTCGTCGTCGCGATTCTGCTGTTCGTCTATTTCGCGTCGGTCAACGGCAATTTCCTGACCACGCCCAATCTCGAAACCCTCTCGCAATTCATCGCCCCGCCGGCGATCATCGCGTGCGGCGAGGTGTTCCTGCTGATCTGCGGCGAAATCGACCTCTCGGTCGGTCAGGTCTTCGCGCTGGCCCCCTTCGTCATGGCCTTCAGCGTCCACGCCGGTCTCGGCATCGGCGTCGGCATCGTGCTCGCCATCGTGGTCTCGGCCCTGGTCGGGCTGATCAACGGTGCCATCACCGTGCTGCTGAAAGTGCCGAGCTTCGTCACCACCCTCGGCACCCTGTTCCTGATCAACGGCTTCACCCTCACCATCTCGCGCGGCTACCCGATCAACACGCCCGGCGGCCAGACCATCGCGAACATCTTCGGCGCCGCCGGCTATAACGAATTCCTCTGGGCGCTCCTGATCGTGGCGATCATGCACATGGTGCTGCGCCACCGCCGCTGGGGGCTGCACACCATCGCGGTCGGCGGCAACCTGACCGGCGCCACCGAGGCGGGCATCAACGCCGCCCGCATAAAAATCGGCAATTTCATGCTCACCAGCATGCTCGGCGGCATCACCGGCATCCTCGAAGCCTTCCGGATCGGCTCGACCGACCCGCTCGCCGGCGGCACCAACATCATGTTCCTCGCGGTCGCCTCCGGCGTCATCGGCGGCACCTCGCTCGCCGGTGGCTCCGGCACCATCATCGGCGGCCTGATCGGCGCCACCGTGCTCGGCGTCCTGCAGGACGGCTTCACCCTCCAGGGCATCAACGCCTTCACCTTCGACATGATCATCGGCGGCGCGATCCTGATCGCCATGATCGCCAACATCCATGTCGGCCGCCTCAACCGTGGAGGCCGCTCATGA
- a CDS encoding MBOAT family O-acyltransferase: MLFNSPVFVVAFLPLCLGLFALAGWRFGPRAALVVLLAASLVFYGWWKPVFLPLLAGSIVGNYVWVRVMRRAMRRKPLLVAGLAANLGLLGWFKYAGLFAATGASLFGARAPDLGIVLPLGISFFTFQQIMYLVDSYRDETPECGFVDYACFVGFFAHLLAGPIVRPREIVPQFVRHDGRVRSGDLVAGIEMFLLGLAKKLVLADSLARFADPGFRAAAAGHPLSLVEAWVALLAYGAQIYFDFSGYSDMAIGLARMIGIRFPLNFRSPYQARDISDFWRRWNITLSGFLRDYLYIPLGGNRHGEARRNANLMITMLLGGFWHGAAWSFLAWGGLHGIYLIVHQQWRRFGGQMGARLAQGITLLAVLVAWVPFRAESLRASWIMLRGLCGAGGLLLPDLIVKAVPALRLVATPVAVLPYLGAARTMSVVQGVALVGLAWGIILLAPDVHSLRVRGRNAALIAGFAFSVQALFFAPFARPFIYFQF; this comes from the coding sequence ATGCTGTTCAACTCACCGGTCTTTGTGGTTGCGTTCCTGCCGCTGTGTCTCGGGCTGTTCGCGCTGGCGGGGTGGCGGTTCGGCCCGCGCGCGGCGCTGGTTGTGCTGCTGGCCGCGAGTCTGGTGTTTTACGGCTGGTGGAAGCCGGTGTTTCTGCCGCTGCTGGCCGGCTCGATCGTGGGGAATTATGTATGGGTGAGGGTGATGCGGCGCGCAATGCGGCGCAAGCCGCTGCTGGTCGCGGGGCTGGCGGCGAATCTCGGCCTGCTCGGCTGGTTCAAATATGCCGGGTTGTTCGCGGCGACCGGGGCCAGCCTGTTCGGGGCGCGCGCACCGGATTTAGGCATTGTTCTGCCGCTCGGGATCAGTTTTTTCACGTTTCAGCAGATCATGTATCTGGTCGATTCCTATCGGGATGAAACCCCGGAGTGCGGCTTTGTGGATTATGCCTGTTTCGTCGGGTTTTTCGCTCATCTGCTGGCGGGGCCGATCGTGCGGCCACGCGAGATCGTTCCGCAATTCGTGCGCCATGACGGGCGGGTGCGGTCGGGCGATCTGGTCGCGGGGATCGAGATGTTTCTGCTCGGGCTCGCGAAGAAGCTGGTTCTGGCCGACAGCCTCGCGCGCTTTGCCGATCCGGGGTTTCGCGCCGCCGCCGCCGGGCATCCGCTGTCGCTGGTCGAGGCCTGGGTCGCGCTGCTGGCTTATGGCGCGCAGATCTATTTCGATTTCTCGGGCTATTCCGACATGGCGATCGGGCTGGCGCGGATGATCGGCATCCGGTTTCCGCTGAATTTCCGCAGCCCCTATCAGGCGCGCGACATCAGCGATTTCTGGCGGCGCTGGAATATCACCCTGTCGGGGTTTCTGCGCGATTACCTTTATATTCCGCTCGGCGGCAACCGGCACGGCGAGGCGCGGCGCAACGCCAATCTGATGATCACCATGCTGCTTGGCGGGTTCTGGCACGGGGCGGCGTGGAGTTTTCTGGCCTGGGGCGGGCTGCACGGGATTTATCTGATCGTGCATCAGCAATGGCGGCGGTTTGGCGGGCAGATGGGGGCGCGGCTCGCGCAGGGGATCACGCTGCTGGCGGTGCTGGTGGCGTGGGTGCCGTTCCGGGCGGAGAGCCTGCGGGCGAGCTGGATCATGCTGCGCGGGCTGTGCGGCGCGGGGGGGCTGCTGCTGCCGGACCTGATCGTCAAGGCGGTTCCGGCATTGAGGTTGGTTGCGACGCCGGTTGCGGTGCTGCCTTACCTTGGCGCGGCGCGCACCATGAGCGTGGTGCAGGGGGTGGCGCTGGTGGGGCTCGCCTGGGGGATCATTCTGTTGGCACCGGATGTTCACAGTCTGCGGGTGCGGGGGCGCAATGCCGCCCTGATCGCCGGGTTCGCGTTTTCGGTGCAGGCGCTGTTTTTCGCGCCCTTCGCCCGCCCGTTCATTTATTTCCAGTTCTGA
- the secG gene encoding preprotein translocase subunit SecG, producing MITVLLVLQAFVTLALIGVVLIQRSEGGGLGLGSSQGMGNFMTGRGTASFLTRTTAVLATAFMALSLILALLYKNGGTSSGESILNGPVPATSAPASSSPASTKAPATPLAPLPPIPGESAGTTTATPPAQSAGTTPAPDSTTSTTATTPVPTKTPAKTSTETPTKTPATSAPAKN from the coding sequence ATGATTACGGTTCTGCTCGTGCTGCAAGCGTTCGTGACCCTCGCGCTGATCGGCGTCGTGCTGATCCAGCGCAGCGAGGGCGGCGGGTTGGGGCTTGGCTCCAGCCAGGGCATGGGCAATTTCATGACCGGGCGCGGCACGGCGAGCTTTCTGACCCGCACCACGGCGGTGCTGGCGACCGCGTTCATGGCGCTGAGTTTGATTCTCGCGCTGCTTTACAAGAATGGCGGCACCAGCAGCGGCGAGTCGATCCTCAACGGGCCGGTTCCCGCCACCAGCGCCCCCGCTTCGAGCAGCCCGGCCAGCACCAAGGCCCCGGCGACGCCCTTGGCCCCGCTGCCGCCGATTCCGGGTGAATCCGCCGGGACCACGACGGCGACCCCGCCGGCACAGAGTGCGGGCACGACGCCTGCGCCCGATTCCACGACGTCCACGACGGCCACGACGCCGGTTCCTACCAAAACTCCGGCCAAGACTTCGACCGAGACTCCGACCAAGACCCCGGCCACCTCCGCGCCCGCCAAAAACTGA
- the hisG gene encoding ATP phosphoribosyltransferase translates to MTAVTATMPASEASSRTLVLALPKGRILAECAPLLARTGIVPEADYTDENSRRLRFHTSAPDLDIIRVRSFDVATFVAFGAADIGICGGDVLGEFDYPEIYAPLDLGIGACRIAVAEPADEAGTTDFARLSRVRVASKYPNTTRRHFAARGIQAEIVALNGAMELAPGLGLSRLIVDLVQTGSTLIANGLVETEVIAHVTSRLIVNRTALKTRPEAISGWIARFRAALAATVPAAT, encoded by the coding sequence ATGACCGCCGTCACCGCCACCATGCCCGCCAGCGAAGCGAGCAGCCGCACCCTCGTCCTCGCTTTGCCGAAAGGCCGCATCCTGGCCGAATGCGCGCCCCTGCTCGCCCGCACCGGCATCGTCCCCGAAGCCGACTACACCGATGAAAACAGCCGCCGCCTGCGCTTTCACACCAGCGCGCCGGATCTCGACATCATCCGCGTCCGCAGCTTCGATGTCGCCACCTTCGTTGCCTTCGGCGCGGCGGATATCGGCATCTGCGGCGGCGACGTGCTCGGCGAGTTCGATTATCCCGAAATCTACGCCCCGCTCGACCTCGGCATCGGCGCCTGCCGGATCGCGGTGGCCGAACCCGCCGATGAAGCGGGCACCACCGATTTCGCCCGCCTCTCGCGGGTCCGCGTCGCCAGCAAATACCCCAACACCACCCGCCGGCATTTCGCGGCGCGCGGCATCCAGGCCGAAATCGTCGCCCTCAACGGCGCGATGGAACTCGCCCCCGGCCTCGGCCTCTCGCGCCTGATCGTCGATCTGGTCCAGACCGGCTCGACCCTGATCGCCAACGGGCTGGTCGAAACCGAGGTGATCGCGCATGTCACCTCGCGGCTGATCGTCAACCGCACCGCGCTCAAAACCCGCCCCGAAGCCATCTCCGGCTGGATCGCCCGGTTCCGCGCCGCCCTCGCCGCCACCGTCCCCGCCGCCACATGA
- the hisD gene encoding histidinol dehydrogenase produces MINRLATRDPDFTRSLAALIADRATATDVAAPVAAIIARVRAEGDAALLDLTARFDRFPITLDQLAVTPAETAAALAAIPADQRDAIDLAARRIEAFHRAQLPRDFSYTDDQGVTLGLRWGALDAVGLYVPGGKASYPSSVLMNAIPARVAGVARIAMVVPTPDGIMNDLVLAAAHRAGITEIYRIGGAQAVAALAWGTASIAPVDRIVGPGNAYVAEAKRQVFGRVGIDSIAGPSEVLIIADADNDPHHIALDLIAQAEHAEDSQSILVTDSPALAEAVAAALASALQTLPRAAIAAASLAAHGAIIEVADRAEAIALANRIAPEHLQIMTADPEGDFAAIRHAGSAFLGRSAPTAIGDYAAGPNHVLPTAGTARFSSGLSVFDFLKRTTTTSLTPAALAAIGPAAVTLAEAEHLEGHGRSITARLA; encoded by the coding sequence ATGATCAACCGCCTCGCCACCCGCGATCCCGATTTCACCCGATCCCTCGCCGCGCTGATCGCGGACCGCGCGACCGCAACCGATGTCGCCGCCCCGGTCGCCGCCATCATCGCCCGCGTCCGCGCCGAAGGCGATGCCGCCCTGCTCGACCTCACCGCCCGGTTCGACCGTTTCCCGATCACCCTCGATCAGCTCGCGGTCACCCCCGCCGAAACCGCCGCGGCCCTCGCCGCCATCCCCGCCGATCAGCGCGACGCGATCGATCTTGCCGCCCGCCGGATCGAGGCGTTCCACCGCGCCCAACTGCCGCGCGATTTTTCCTACACCGACGATCAGGGCGTCACCCTTGGCCTGCGCTGGGGCGCGCTCGATGCGGTGGGCCTCTACGTCCCCGGCGGCAAGGCGTCCTACCCGTCCTCGGTGCTGATGAACGCCATCCCCGCCCGCGTCGCCGGCGTCGCCCGCATCGCCATGGTCGTCCCCACACCGGACGGCATCATGAACGATCTGGTGCTCGCCGCCGCCCACCGCGCCGGCATCACCGAAATCTACCGGATCGGCGGCGCCCAGGCGGTTGCCGCTCTCGCCTGGGGCACCGCCAGCATCGCGCCGGTCGATCGCATCGTCGGCCCCGGCAACGCCTATGTCGCGGAAGCCAAGCGCCAGGTGTTCGGCCGCGTCGGCATCGACTCGATCGCCGGCCCCTCCGAGGTGCTGATCATCGCGGATGCCGACAACGACCCCCACCACATCGCGCTCGACCTGATCGCCCAGGCCGAACACGCCGAAGACAGCCAGTCGATCCTGGTGACCGACAGTCCCGCCCTCGCCGAAGCGGTCGCCGCCGCACTGGCCTCGGCACTGCAAACCCTGCCGCGCGCCGCCATCGCCGCCGCCTCCCTCGCGGCCCACGGCGCGATCATCGAGGTCGCCGATCGTGCCGAAGCCATCGCGCTCGCCAACCGCATCGCACCCGAACACCTCCAGATCATGACCGCCGATCCCGAAGGCGATTTCGCGGCCATCCGCCATGCCGGATCGGCGTTCCTCGGCCGCTCCGCCCCCACCGCGATCGGCGATTACGCCGCCGGTCCCAACCACGTCCTGCCCACCGCCGGCACCGCGCGTTTCTCCTCGGGACTATCGGTGTTCGATTTCCTCAAGCGCACCACCACAACCTCGCTCACCCCCGCTGCCCTCGCCGCGATCGGCCCGGCGGCAGTAACCCTCGCCGAAGCCGAACATCTCGAAGGCCACGGGCGATCGATCACGGCAAGACTGGCCTGA
- a CDS encoding sugar ABC transporter substrate-binding protein translates to MPVKIEDQKIQEQAAERAASHLPRRAVMNGVSLAGAAALIAAGTRTAAAADATPFPSHKRWKFVFVNHVTTNPFFVPTQYGIHDACALLGCDYQWTGSQTSNVSHMVDAMNVAIAGKADAIAVPIVDPTAFNAPTAKAMEAGIPVFAYNADAPANSPNKRLAYIGQDLFKSGYQMGEKIVKLVGSGEVALFIATPGQLNIQPRIDGAAAAIKKLGKGITYHEITTGPTVNEELTKIKAYYLGHQKVKGMFAVDAGSTQGVGEVMRQFNLAKKGIHAGGFDLLPKTLDLIKSGDLDFSIYQQPYLQGFYTVMEMFMWKVSGGLVGPADINTGLEFITKATVEPYMVSKNRYEGSSSKPTIVPHTGPIAT, encoded by the coding sequence ATGCCAGTTAAAATCGAGGATCAAAAAATTCAGGAGCAGGCCGCCGAGCGCGCCGCCTCGCATTTGCCACGCCGCGCCGTGATGAACGGTGTTTCGCTGGCCGGTGCCGCGGCTCTCATCGCCGCCGGCACCCGCACCGCCGCCGCCGCCGATGCCACGCCGTTCCCGAGCCACAAGCGGTGGAAATTCGTCTTCGTCAATCACGTCACCACCAACCCGTTCTTCGTGCCGACCCAGTACGGCATCCACGACGCCTGCGCCCTGCTCGGCTGCGACTATCAATGGACCGGCTCGCAAACCTCCAACGTCTCGCACATGGTCGATGCCATGAACGTCGCGATCGCCGGCAAGGCCGATGCCATCGCGGTGCCGATCGTCGATCCCACCGCCTTCAACGCGCCCACCGCGAAAGCCATGGAAGCCGGCATCCCGGTCTTCGCCTACAATGCCGATGCCCCGGCCAACTCACCCAACAAGCGCCTCGCCTATATCGGGCAGGACCTGTTCAAATCCGGCTATCAGATGGGCGAAAAAATCGTCAAACTGGTCGGCTCGGGCGAGGTCGCCCTGTTCATCGCCACCCCCGGCCAGCTCAACATCCAGCCCCGGATCGACGGTGCCGCCGCCGCCATCAAAAAACTCGGCAAAGGCATCACCTATCACGAAATCACCACCGGCCCGACCGTCAACGAGGAACTGACCAAAATCAAGGCGTATTACCTCGGCCACCAGAAGGTCAAAGGCATGTTCGCGGTCGATGCCGGGAGCACCCAGGGCGTCGGCGAGGTGATGCGCCAGTTCAACCTCGCCAAAAAAGGCATCCACGCCGGCGGGTTCGACCTCCTGCCCAAAACCCTCGACCTCATCAAGTCGGGCGATCTCGATTTCTCGATCTACCAGCAGCCCTATCTTCAGGGCTTCTACACCGTGATGGAAATGTTCATGTGGAAGGTCTCGGGCGGGCTGGTCGGCCCGGCCGACATCAACACCGGCCTCGAATTCATCACCAAAGCCACGGTCGAGCCCTACATGGTCAGCAAAAACCGCTACGAAGGCAGTTCCTCGAAACCGACGATCGTGCCCCACACCGGCCCGATCGCCACCTGA
- a CDS encoding adenylosuccinate synthase, with translation MANVTIIGAQWGDEGKGKVVDWLASRADIVVRFQGGHNAGHTLVVGNQEYKLSLLPSGLVRGKLGIIGNGVVIDPVALLAEIERVRAQGLSVSPETLRIADNAPLILPVHAAIDAARETARGERKIGTTGRGIGPAYEDKVARRAIRVCDLAEPETLDWRLDELLLHHNTLLAGLGAATFEKAALRAQLLALAPQILPFAEPVWERLAAARKSGARILFEGAQAVMLDVDHGTYPFVTSSNTVAGQAAAGSGIGPDAIGRVLGIAKAYCTRVGSGPFPTELFDETGRRLGERGREFGTVTGRPRRCGWFDAALVRQAVKVGGITGLALTKLDVLDGMESLNIGTGYTIDGATFKHLPPGAAAQAKAKPIYETIEGWPGSTRGARSYAELPAQAIKYIRRIEELVECPVTLLSTSPERDDTILMQDPFAN, from the coding sequence ATGGCAAATGTCACCATCATCGGCGCGCAATGGGGCGACGAGGGCAAGGGCAAGGTGGTCGACTGGCTGGCCTCGCGCGCCGACATCGTGGTCCGCTTCCAGGGCGGCCATAATGCCGGGCACACGCTGGTGGTCGGCAATCAGGAATACAAACTCTCCCTGCTGCCGTCCGGGCTGGTGCGCGGCAAGCTCGGCATCATCGGCAACGGTGTCGTGATCGATCCGGTCGCGCTATTGGCCGAAATCGAGCGGGTACGCGCCCAGGGTCTTTCGGTGTCGCCGGAAACCCTGCGCATCGCCGACAACGCCCCCCTGATCCTGCCGGTCCACGCCGCGATCGACGCCGCGCGCGAAACCGCCCGGGGCGAGCGCAAAATCGGCACCACTGGTCGCGGCATCGGCCCCGCCTACGAAGACAAGGTCGCCCGCCGCGCCATCCGCGTCTGCGACCTCGCCGAACCCGAAACCCTCGACTGGCGGCTCGACGAGCTTCTGCTCCACCACAACACCCTGCTCGCCGGCCTCGGTGCCGCGACCTTCGAAAAGGCTGCCCTGCGCGCGCAACTCCTCGCTCTCGCGCCCCAGATCCTGCCCTTCGCCGAACCGGTGTGGGAACGCCTCGCCGCCGCCCGCAAATCCGGCGCGCGCATCCTGTTCGAAGGCGCGCAGGCGGTCATGCTCGATGTCGATCACGGCACCTACCCCTTCGTCACCTCGTCCAACACCGTCGCCGGTCAGGCCGCCGCCGGTTCGGGCATCGGCCCGGACGCGATCGGCCGCGTCCTCGGCATCGCCAAAGCCTATTGCACCCGCGTCGGCTCCGGCCCGTTCCCGACCGAATTGTTCGACGAAACCGGCCGCCGCCTCGGCGAACGCGGCCGCGAATTCGGCACCGTCACCGGCCGCCCCCGCCGCTGCGGCTGGTTCGACGCGGCTCTGGTCCGTCAGGCCGTCAAGGTCGGCGGCATCACCGGCCTCGCCTTGACCAAGCTCGACGTGCTCGACGGCATGGAATCCCTGAACATCGGAACCGGCTACACGATCGACGGCGCCACCTTCAAACACCTGCCTCCCGGTGCCGCCGCGCAGGCGAAGGCGAAGCCGATCTACGAGACCATCGAAGGCTGGCCCGGCTCGACCCGTGGTGCCCGCTCCTACGCCGAACTCCCGGCCCAGGCGATCAAATACATCCGCCGCATCGAGGAACTGGTGGAATGTCCGGTCACCCTGCTCTCGACCAGCCCGGAACGCGACGACACCATCCTGATGCAGGACCCGTTCGCCAACTGA